From one Rhodamnia argentea isolate NSW1041297 chromosome 1, ASM2092103v1, whole genome shotgun sequence genomic stretch:
- the LOC115757280 gene encoding uncharacterized protein LOC115757280 isoform X3, translating into MLRTRLLWFGLGLSVTGAAISQLVWRDLWVDRYALSAEMKEKFDALEARISNLESVPSSESKPAQVEG; encoded by the exons ATGTTGAGAACGAGGTTGCTGTGGTTCGGATTAGGGCTCTCAGTGACAGGTGCTGCGATTTCCCAATTGGTGTGGAGGGACCTCTGGGTCGATCGCTATGCCCTTTCTGCTGAG ATGAAGGAGAAGTTCGATGCATTGGAAGCCAGAATTTCGAATCTCGAGTCGGTCCCTTCGTCAGAGTCCAAACCTGCCCAG GTCGAAGGCTGA
- the LOC115757280 gene encoding uncharacterized protein LOC115757280 isoform X2: MLRTRLLWFGLGLSVTGAAISQLVWRDLWVDRYALSAEMKEKFDALEARISNLESVPSSESKPAQDCLVYVLY, encoded by the exons ATGTTGAGAACGAGGTTGCTGTGGTTCGGATTAGGGCTCTCAGTGACAGGTGCTGCGATTTCCCAATTGGTGTGGAGGGACCTCTGGGTCGATCGCTATGCCCTTTCTGCTGAG ATGAAGGAGAAGTTCGATGCATTGGAAGCCAGAATTTCGAATCTCGAGTCGGTCCCTTCGTCAGAGTCCAAACCTGCCCAG GACTGTCTGGTTTATGTATTGTACTGA
- the LOC115757269 gene encoding adenine DNA glycosylase, which translates to MKSHFLSAPRIAFQSQFNNHATMKNNKPSQPKKKSARMKVNASDNDSPGKKRPRRERNPPKALTLGQESEAPDIEDFSFTREEVSGVRASLLEWYDLNGRDLPWRTRGSEGNTGNAQEDKDEEEDRRAYGVWVSEVMLQQTRVQTVIDYYNRWMLKWPSLHHLASASLEEVNEMWAGLGYYRRARFLLEGAQMIVAGGEGFPRTVGALRKIPGIGDYTAGAIASIAFNEVVPVVDGNVVRVLARLKAISANPKDSATVKSFWKLAAQLVDPDRPGDFNQSLMELGATACTPLNPSCFSCPISIQCQALSISRKDESVTVTDYPSKGVKTKQREEFSAVCVVQILRGEDAFASDSSESGYLLVKRPDEGLLAGLWEFPSVMLKDEADSDARREAIDHFLEQSFGLNSTICIPITREDVGDFVHIFSHIRLRIFVELLVLRLKDETSFFRKHGKKTLTWKYVDSEALSSLGLTSGVRKVYAAVEKFKKNSLPKCSQPRRRSRLKQ; encoded by the exons ATGAAAAGTCACTTCCTTTCTGCTCCAAGAATCGCGTTCCAATCCCAGTTCAACAATCACGCCACAATGAAGAACAACAAACCATCGCAGCCCAAGAAGAAGAGTGCCCGCATGAAAGTGAATGCGAGCGACAATGACAGTCCCGGGAAGAAGAGACCGCGAAGAGAGAGGAACCCGCCGAAGGCATTGACACTTGGACAAGAATCGGAAGCACCGGACATCGAAGACTTCTCGTTCACTAGAGAAGAGGTGAGTGGTGTCAGAGCTTCGCTCTTGGAGTGGTACGACCTCAACGGGAGGGACCTTCCATGGAGGACGAGGGGTAGCGAGGGCAATACTGGGAATGCACAAGAagataaagatgaagaagaagataggaggGCTTATGGGGTGTGGGTGTCTGAGGTGATGCTGCAACAGACGAGGGTTCAGACTGTCATCGACTACTACAACCGGTGGATGCTCAAGTGgccttctcttcaccatctcgCCTCTGCTTCTCTAGAG GAGGTGAATGAGATGTGGGCTGGTCTGGGCTATTATAGGCGGGCACGTTTCCTCTTAGAG GGGGCACAGATGATTGTTGCTGGTGGAGAAGGATTTCCCAGGACTGTCGGTGCACTCCGAAAGATTCCTGGAATCGGTGATTATACAGCAGGTGCAATTGCCTCGATAGCGTTTAATGAG GTGGTGCCGGTGGTTGATGGGAATGTAGTTAGAGTGCTTGCTAGGTTGAAGGCTATCTCTGCAAATCCAAAAGACTCAGCTACTGTAAAAAGCTTTTG GAAATTAGCCGCTCAACTAGTTGATCCAGATCGACCTGGGGATTTTAACCAGTCCCTCATGGAACTTGGTGCAACTGCTTGCACTCCATTGAATCCAAGCTGTTTTTCTTGCCCTATCTCCATCCAATGTCAGGCACTGTCAATTTCCAGAAAGGATGAATCTGTAACGGTCACAGATTATCCTTCTAAAGGAGTCAAGACAAAACAAAGAGAGGAATTTTCTGCGGTTTGCGTTGTGCAGATATTAAGAGGTGAAGATGCATTCGCCAGTGACAGTTCTGAAAGTGGATACCTTCTCGTGAAAAGGCCAGATGAGGGTTTGCTTGCTGGTCTCTGGGAGTTCCCATCGGTAATGCTGAAGGATGAAGCTGACTCAGATGCAAGAAGGGAAGCAATTGATCATTTTCTGGAACAATCTTTTGGACTTAACTCCACAATATGCATCCCGATTACAAGGGAAGATGTTGGAGATTTTGTCCATATTTTTTCACATATTCGTCTCAGGATATTTGTGGAGTTGTTGGTGTTACGTCTCAAAG ATGAGACGAGTTTCTTTAGGAAGCACGGCAAGAAAACATTGACATGGAAATATGTGGACAGCGAGGCTCTTTCTAGCTTGGGATTGACGTCTGGAGTCAGGAAG GTGTATGCTGCGGTTGAGAAGTTCAAGAAAAACAGTTTGCCCAAATGTTCCCAACCAAGGAGGAGAAGCAGATTAAAGCAATAA
- the LOC115757268 gene encoding ABC transporter G family member 11-like — protein sequence MTRRSSANEVMKEIEAGKPAAGAGLVVAGLSPLSETLWRESSKSASMGEEFFGDVSARLTWQDLTVTVTLGNGGETQRVLEGLTGYAEPGTFTALMGPSGSGKSTLLDALSSRLATNAFLSGTILLNGRKTKLSFGIAAYVTQDDNLIGTLTVRETISYSARLRLPDRMPWLEKRTLVESTIVEMGLQDCADTVIGNWHLRGISGGERRRVSIALEILMRPRLLFLDEPTSGLDSASAFFVTQTLRGLSRGGRTVIASIHQPSSEVFELFDRLYLLSGGKTVYFGEASEAYEFFAQAGFPCPALRNPSDHFLRCVNSDFDKVKATLRGSMKIRFEANDDPLEKITTAEAIRILIDFYRTSQYSYAAKQKVEEMSKVKGTVLDSGGSQASFPMQAFTLTKRSFINMSRDFGYYWLRLVIYILVTVCIGTIYLNVGTGYNSILARGSCASFVFGFVTFMSIGGFPSFVEDMKVFQRERLNGHYGVTAFVIGNTLSAMPFLILITFLSGTICYFMVRLHPGFEHYLFFVLCLYGSVTVVESLMMTIASVVPNFLMGIIIGAGIQGIFMLVSGYFRLPKDIPKPVWRYPMSYISFHFWALQGQYQNDLNGMLFDNQSPGLPKIPGEYILENVFQIDVNRSKWVDLSVLLSMIVIYRILFLIMIKVNEDVTPWIRGYIARRRMQQQTANNNSSIAPNGLTQSPSLRTYVANRATTSGRT from the exons ATGACGAGGAGGAGCTCGGCGAACGAGGTGATGAAGGAGATAGAGGCGGGCAAGCCGGCGGCGGGGGCCGGGCTCGTCGTTGCCGGGCTGAGCCCGCTCAGCGAGACGCTGTGGCGGGAGAGCAGCAAGTCGGCGTCGATGGGCGAGGAGTTCTTCGGCGACGTCTCGGCCAGGCTGACATGGCAGGACCTGACGGTGACGGTGACGCTCGGGAACGGCGGCGAGACCCAGAGGGTGCTGGAGGGCCTGACCGGCTACGCCGAGCCGGGGACGTTCACGGCCCTGATGGGTCCCTCCGGATCGGGCAAGTCCACGCTCCTCGACGCCCTCTCGAGCCGCCTCGCCACCAACGCGTTCCTCTCTGGGACGATATTGCTCAACGGCCGCAAGACCAAGCTCTCTTTTGGAATTGCC GCCTATGTCACGCAAGATGATAACTTGATCGGCACCCTCACCGTGCGCGAAACGATCTCGTATTCAGCTCGATTGCGCCTTCCCGACCGCATGCCCTGGCTGGAGAAGCGCACGCTGGTGGAGAGCACCATCGTAGAGATGGGTCTCCAAGATTGCGCCGACACGGTTATCGGGAACTGGCATTTGCGAGGGATCAGcggaggagagaggaggagggtcAGCATTGCTCTCGAAATCTTGATGAGGCCGCGGTTGCTCTTTCTCGATGAGCCTACTAGTGGGCTCGATAG TGCTTCGGCTTTCTTCGTGACCCAGACACTTCGTGGCCTATCTAGAGGCGGCAGAACTGTGATTGCCTCCATTCACCAGCCCAGTAGTGAAGTTTTTGAGCTGTTTGATCGACTGTATTTGCTTTCCGGTGGCAAGACGGTCTACTTTGGTGAGGCATCAGAAGCATACGAG TTCTTTGCTCAAGCTGGATTTCCATGCCCTGCTTTAAGGAATCCATCTGATCATTTTCTTCGATGCGTTAACTCCGACTTTGACAAAGTTAAAGCCACTCTGAGAGGGTCCATGAAAATTCGG TTCGAAGCAAATGATGATCCCTTGGAGAAGATCACCACAGCTGAAGCTATTCGAATCCTCATCGACTTCTATCGCACTTCTCAGTACTCCTATGCTGCTAAACAAAAAGTCGAGGAGATGTCAAAAGTT AAAGGGACCGTGCTAGATTCAGGAGGAAGCCAAGCTAGTTTTCCTATGCAAGCCTTTACCTTAACCAAGCGTTCGTTCATAAACATGTCCAGGGACTTTGGGTATTACTGGCTAAGGCTTGTGATTTACATTTTGGTTACCGTCTGCATAGGCACGATCTATTTGAACGTCGGGACAGGATACAATTCGATTCTG GCCAGGGGCTCGTGTGCATCTTTTGTCTTTGGATTTGTAACGTTTATGTCGATTGGCGGGTTTCCTTCATTTGTTGAAGATATGAAG GTCTTCCAAAGGGAGAGGTTAAATGGTCATTATGGTGTCACTGCATTTGTCATCGGCAACACGCTCTCTGCAATGCCTTTCCTAATACTGATCACTTTTCTTTCGGGAACTATCTGTTATTTCATGGTCCGCCTTCACCCGGGCTTCGAACACtatctcttctttgttttgtgCCTCTATGGTAGTGTCACAGTCGTCGAGAGCTTGATGATGACGATAGCTAGTGTCGTCCCCAACTTCCTGATGGGAATCATCATAGGTGCTGGAATTCAG GGCATTTTCATGCTAGTCTCTGGATACTTCAGGCTTCCTAAGGATATTCCTAAGCCTGTGTGGCGCTACCCGATGTCGTATATCAGCTTCCACTTCTGGGCACTCCAG GGTCAATACCAGAATGATCTCAACGGTATGCTGTTCGACAACCAGTCACCAGGTCTTCCCAAAATTCCAGGAGAGTATATTCTTGAAAACGTCTTCCAGATTGATGTGAACCGATCGAAATGGGTGGACCTGAGTGTCTTATTAAGCATGATAGTCATTTACCGCATCCTATTCCTCATAATGATCAAGGTCAATGAAGATGTGACTCCTTGGATCAGAGGTTACATAGCAAGGAGGAGGATGCAGCAGCAAACCGCAAACAACAACTCGTCAATTGCCCCGAATGGCCTCACCCAATCTCCTTCTTTGAGGACTTACGTGGCAAATCGAGCAACTACGTCTGGGAGAACGTAA
- the LOC115757274 gene encoding uncharacterized protein LOC115757274, whose translation MQMAATLGRQAVGVSGFVSSSSSSYFTHTVKSASPSTMVCRLAVASPRIVACSAVQESTSTATTETKEAKAAPKAAAALAKPKAPGKVPAKPLPQLMEEEVIPPLLEILQSQDDLSEIELSFQDNRLEGSFLKEGNRYIFWAFFPKGDLTGPKGFALSSHGSEASTVEPFLVDEKRITGKHVVFWVEKRLAAQGIIPVWKE comes from the exons ATGCAAATGGCCGCAACACTCGGAAGACAAGCAGTGGGAGTCTCCGGCTTCGTTTCTTCATCGTCGTCTTCGTATTTTACTCACACTGTGAAATCTGCCAGTCCCTCCACG ATGGTGTGCAGATTAGCAGTGGCTTCACCGAGAATTGTCGCCTGCTCTGCCGTCCAAGAATCGACTTCCACCG CCACCACAGAGACAAAGGAAGCGAAAGCTGCTccaaaagcggcggcggcaCTGGCAAAACCTAAAGCTCCAGGGAAAGTGCCGGCGAAACCGCTTCCTCAGCTCATGGAGGAGGAAGTGATCCCTCCCCTACTAGAAATCCTCCAATCCCAAGATGACCTCTCTGAAATTGAACTCTCTTTCCAGGATAACAGG TTGGAGGGCTCCTTCCTAAAAGAGGGGAATCGTTACATATTCTGGGCCTTCTTTCCTAAGGGTGACCTCACCG GCCCGAAAGGGTTCGCGTTGTCCTCCCACGGCTCGGAAGCGAGCACCGTTGAGCCATTTCTTGTGGATGAGAAAAGAATCACGGGGAAGCATGTCGTCTTTTGGGTTGAAAAGCGTCTGGCGGCACAAGGCATCATCCCCGTGTGGAAGGAATAA
- the LOC115757280 gene encoding uncharacterized protein LOC115757280 isoform X1: protein MLRTRLLWFGLGLSVTGAAISQLVWRDLWVDRYALSAEMKEKFDALEARISNLESVPSSESKPAQSMRWRQLCSIHRWE from the exons ATGTTGAGAACGAGGTTGCTGTGGTTCGGATTAGGGCTCTCAGTGACAGGTGCTGCGATTTCCCAATTGGTGTGGAGGGACCTCTGGGTCGATCGCTATGCCCTTTCTGCTGAG ATGAAGGAGAAGTTCGATGCATTGGAAGCCAGAATTTCGAATCTCGAGTCGGTCCCTTCGTCAGAGTCCAAACCTGCCCAG AGCATGAGATGGAGGCAGTTGTGTTCTATACACAGATGGGAGTAA